In the Leptotrichia trevisanii DSM 22070 genome, one interval contains:
- a CDS encoding N-acetylmuramoyl-L-alanine amidase family protein yields the protein MRKVILNVGHGGVKKDPGACANGFEEHAWNKNFVNSYIVPECKEQGVDYVVVYQDYYSKLPDKINNLANKGDITLSFHLNAAEKMANGVEMLFWHTSKKSKELAEYMQEANIEATHLKDRKILPRVRGDRGWTLLYKTVTPCLIVESGFITNKNDMEVLEATKKELAKYYVAAVK from the coding sequence ATGAGAAAAGTAATATTGAATGTAGGACACGGTGGAGTGAAAAAGGATCCAGGAGCTTGTGCAAACGGATTTGAGGAACACGCTTGGAATAAAAATTTCGTGAATAGCTATATTGTACCTGAGTGCAAAGAGCAAGGTGTAGATTATGTCGTAGTATATCAGGATTATTATTCTAAATTACCAGACAAAATTAATAATTTAGCAAACAAAGGGGATATAACTTTGTCATTTCATCTTAATGCAGCTGAGAAAATGGCTAACGGAGTTGAAATGCTATTCTGGCATACTTCCAAAAAAAGCAAGGAATTGGCAGAATATATGCAGGAGGCTAATATTGAAGCAACGCATTTGAAAGACAGAAAAATCTTACCACGTGTAAGAGGAGATAGAGGTTGGACATTGTTATATAAAACAGTAACCCCTTGTCTTATCGTTGAAAGTGGATTTATAACAAATAAAAATGATATGGAAGTATTAGAAGCAACAAAAAAGGAACTGGCAAAATATTATGTAGCGGCGGTAAAAAA
- a CDS encoding glycoside hydrolase family 108 protein, with protein MDRFDKFLDYIFKVEGGYTNDKNDKGGATNFGITHEDAKTYLGYTGDMRKFKKSDAERIYEKVYYRGNHIDKIADDKVALSIFDWSVNSGKKGKEKAQIVANKFGANLTVDGIIGPKTIEAINKINPEKFLKEYHEMQRNFYKYLAARDKSQHDFLKGWLNRVERKEKFIKEMF; from the coding sequence ATGGACAGATTTGACAAATTTTTAGATTATATCTTCAAAGTTGAAGGCGGTTACACTAATGATAAAAATGATAAAGGTGGAGCAACAAACTTTGGGATAACACACGAAGACGCTAAGACGTATCTTGGCTATACTGGAGATATGAGAAAATTTAAAAAATCAGATGCAGAAAGAATTTATGAAAAAGTATATTATCGTGGAAATCATATTGATAAAATAGCAGATGATAAAGTGGCTCTTTCAATTTTTGACTGGAGTGTAAACAGCGGGAAAAAAGGAAAGGAAAAGGCACAAATTGTGGCAAATAAATTTGGTGCAAATTTAACAGTAGACGGAATAATTGGACCTAAGACAATTGAAGCTATTAATAAAATAAATCCTGAAAAATTTCTAAAAGAGTATCATGAAATGCAAAGAAATTTTTATAAATATTTAGCAGCTAGGGATAAATCACAGCACGATTTTTTGAAAGGCTGGTTAAACAGGGTTGAAAGAAAAGAAAAATTTATAAAGGAGATGTTTTAA
- a CDS encoding Thoeris anti-defense Tad2 family protein has product MNFGKAFEEVKKGKAMRLPQWSKDVVIKAQFPDKNSKMTAPYLYVESRYGRVPWKETMIELFSEEWEVI; this is encoded by the coding sequence ATGAATTTTGGGAAAGCATTTGAAGAAGTAAAAAAAGGAAAAGCAATGAGATTGCCGCAATGGAGCAAGGATGTAGTGATAAAAGCACAATTTCCTGACAAAAACAGCAAAATGACAGCTCCATATCTATATGTGGAATCCAGATATGGTAGGGTACCTTGGAAAGAAACTATGATTGAATTATTTAGTGAAGAATGGGAAGTGATATAA
- a CDS encoding coiled-coil domain-containing protein, translating into MTTVIFIYLIATMENIAQPMTTGIENFKENPTLFYPDWNEETMKYSTVLLQNPVIDSETGELREMTEFEKVKAGKRVLDDGSYLDETSKTIVTVAKPNEYSVWDRDNNVWIEDKNLKLQYLKSERYSKQKEFVDLKKKLSELEDEKTEFENEGFPADETEANIAETTEKMDNLKKEIATLTKEIKKVEKEVA; encoded by the coding sequence ATGACAACAGTAATATTTATTTACTTGATAGCAACGATGGAAAATATCGCACAGCCGATGACGACAGGAATAGAAAATTTTAAGGAAAATCCGACGTTATTTTATCCTGACTGGAATGAGGAAACAATGAAATATTCTACTGTGTTGCTTCAAAATCCAGTTATAGACAGCGAAACTGGAGAATTACGGGAAATGACTGAGTTTGAAAAAGTTAAGGCTGGGAAAAGAGTTTTGGATGATGGTTCTTATCTCGATGAAACTAGCAAAACAATTGTTACAGTAGCAAAGCCGAATGAGTACAGTGTATGGGACAGAGATAACAATGTTTGGATAGAAGATAAAAATTTGAAATTACAATATTTAAAAAGTGAAAGATACAGTAAACAAAAAGAATTTGTAGATTTAAAGAAAAAATTATCTGAGTTAGAAGATGAAAAAACAGAATTTGAAAATGAAGGATTTCCTGCTGATGAAACAGAGGCTAATATTGCTGAAACAACCGAAAAAATGGATAATTTGAAAAAAGAGATTGCAACATTGACAAAAGAAATTAAAAAAGTAGAAAAGGAAGTGGCATAG
- a CDS encoding gp53-like domain-containing protein, translating into MAKLTKFKAQQVEFPTHYKVEDTNRGDTKIKNIIPAFGTIRENGTPETEEIYNGLQLGSVHTLQANKTTNLNIDYYVCNLDGLTEFGLNNDLKLRVNVDSENTNTTTKLRLNNVDYTLLKEHNGTLKQIEAGDFKPNKSYELVFNGSQFVVINIMEYGTTADTALEGNRLAEIIGIEFGGNIQDTGNKVKGKFYFDSVTKFYYECIENTNLTYNDATKFRAISNKPISDKLENLFSSENTYFKIGTMIIQCGRNEIPNGSGEEGTRFRFPKPFKNSCLAITANDVGGGARSVAVSPASTSEFKAWARFGKDFSGSIFYWIAIGF; encoded by the coding sequence ATGGCTAAATTGACAAAATTCAAGGCACAACAGGTTGAGTTTCCGACTCATTATAAAGTGGAAGATACAAATAGAGGAGATACTAAGATTAAAAACATAATTCCAGCTTTTGGAACTATAAGAGAAAACGGAACTCCTGAAACTGAAGAAATATATAACGGATTGCAGCTTGGAAGTGTACATACTTTACAAGCGAACAAAACAACAAACTTAAATATAGATTATTATGTTTGTAATTTGGATGGTTTAACAGAATTTGGATTAAATAATGATTTAAAATTAAGAGTCAATGTCGATAGCGAAAACACAAACACAACAACAAAATTAAGACTTAATAATGTTGATTATACATTGTTAAAAGAACACAACGGAACTTTAAAACAAATAGAAGCAGGAGATTTTAAACCAAACAAAAGTTACGAATTAGTATTTAATGGAAGTCAATTTGTTGTGATAAATATTATGGAATACGGCACAACAGCAGACACAGCCCTCGAAGGCAACCGCCTCGCTGAAATAATCGGAATAGAATTTGGCGGAAACATACAGGACACAGGTAACAAAGTTAAAGGCAAATTTTACTTTGATAGTGTAACTAAGTTCTATTATGAATGTATAGAGAATACAAATTTGACATATAACGATGCTACAAAATTTAGAGCAATTTCTAATAAGCCAATTTCAGACAAATTGGAAAATTTGTTCAGTTCTGAAAATACTTATTTCAAAATAGGAACGATGATAATTCAATGCGGAAGAAATGAAATCCCGAATGGATCTGGAGAAGAGGGGACAAGATTCAGATTTCCGAAACCTTTCAAAAACTCCTGCCTTGCAATTACAGCTAATGATGTAGGAGGGGGAGCGAGGTCAGTTGCTGTAAGCCCTGCCTCAACCTCGGAGTTCAAGGCTTGGGCGAGGTTCGGGAAAGATTTTTCAGGAAGCATTTTCTACTGGATTGCGATAGGATTTTAA
- a CDS encoding baseplate J/gp47 family protein: MARITVNTVQDNMNILNNELKTLLKDDFSNDKRSAWYMLMYPVARLLREKMERQQIQAEKMNLLNCEGIEIDEHLANSPFFFKRKQESHATVKIELIGGLNVALEAGDVIVEANDGIRYTLSENRILNNKTTFEFTCDTAGEQGNKEVGSIIKLVKVINGVYDFKQNEIAAGGQEQESDNDYIERWFLSRNESEWNLDGIRAEVLKQEGVKSVYVDENKTMQVDSKGLEPKSIVLIVDGGRNEDVANAIWRKKDQAIQMNGDTVVTVRDNQGIDREVRFYRPKKKKVEVKIEFQKADGVNILEENLKEIVKEYLESVKVGEYITSYKCESEFIRTVYSADKLLNIDITFKFKETPGITFEKVLKLGFNEVTEYAE; this comes from the coding sequence TTGGCGAGAATAACAGTAAATACAGTACAGGATAATATGAATATCTTGAACAACGAATTAAAAACGTTGCTAAAAGACGACTTCTCTAATGACAAACGGAGTGCTTGGTATATGCTTATGTATCCTGTAGCAAGGCTTTTGAGAGAAAAAATGGAAAGACAGCAGATACAAGCAGAAAAGATGAATTTACTTAACTGCGAGGGCATAGAAATAGACGAACATTTGGCAAATAGTCCATTTTTCTTTAAGAGAAAGCAAGAAAGCCATGCTACTGTTAAAATTGAACTAATAGGAGGATTGAACGTTGCACTTGAAGCAGGAGATGTGATTGTTGAAGCAAATGACGGAATCAGATACACGCTTTCGGAAAATAGAATTTTAAATAATAAAACTACTTTTGAATTTACTTGTGATACAGCAGGAGAGCAAGGGAATAAAGAGGTTGGAAGCATTATTAAATTAGTTAAAGTTATAAATGGTGTTTATGATTTCAAACAAAATGAGATCGCAGCAGGTGGACAGGAACAGGAAAGTGACAACGATTATATAGAGCGTTGGTTTTTAAGTCGTAATGAAAGCGAATGGAATTTGGACGGAATTAGAGCAGAAGTGTTAAAACAGGAAGGTGTTAAATCTGTTTATGTTGATGAAAACAAAACGATGCAAGTTGACAGCAAAGGATTAGAGCCAAAATCAATTGTTCTGATAGTAGACGGCGGACGTAATGAAGATGTCGCAAATGCTATATGGAGAAAAAAGGATCAGGCTATTCAAATGAACGGAGATACTGTTGTAACTGTCAGGGATAATCAGGGAATAGACAGGGAAGTGAGATTTTATAGACCGAAAAAGAAAAAAGTGGAAGTAAAAATTGAATTTCAGAAAGCAGATGGTGTAAATATTCTTGAGGAAAATTTGAAAGAAATCGTGAAAGAATATTTAGAATCTGTAAAAGTAGGAGAATATATAACATCTTATAAGTGTGAGAGCGAATTTATAAGAACGGTGTATTCGGCTGATAAATTATTGAATATAGATATTACTTTTAAATTCAAAGAAACTCCTGGAATAACTTTTGAAAAAGTATTAAAGCTAGGATTTAATGAGGTGACTGAATATGCAGAGTAA
- a CDS encoding Gp138 family membrane-puncturing spike protein, with product MIEEYMKSMLGKIDTSLIAEITKIHPNGFVDVEPLAEFREVKLPPILHVPMCQLGNRNINIKINFKTGDKVLVLICSRDISGYITKEVSTVNTNKRHNLTNAIALPILIPTDLTAIDIPESIEINGDVILNGNLTVSGDVNISGTLTVGDIKAKSLDTESGVSKGRVPYNHP from the coding sequence ATGATAGAAGAATATATGAAATCAATGTTGGGTAAAATCGACACTTCTTTAATAGCAGAGATAACAAAAATACATCCTAATGGATTTGTGGATGTAGAGCCGTTGGCAGAGTTCAGAGAAGTTAAATTGCCTCCGATATTACATGTCCCGATGTGCCAGTTAGGAAATAGAAATATCAATATAAAAATCAATTTTAAAACAGGGGATAAAGTTCTTGTTTTAATTTGTAGCAGAGATATAAGTGGTTATATCACAAAAGAAGTAAGCACAGTAAATACAAACAAAAGGCATAATTTAACAAATGCTATCGCTTTGCCAATTTTAATTCCTACTGATCTAACAGCTATTGACATTCCTGAAAGCATTGAAATTAACGGGGATGTGATTTTAAATGGAAATTTAACAGTTAGTGGAGATGTAAATATTTCAGGGACTTTAACGGTCGGAGATATTAAGGCAAAAAGCCTTGATACAGAAAGTGGAGTTAGTAAGGGCAGAGTTCCTTATAATCATCCGTAG
- a CDS encoding phage baseplate plug family protein: MRIEIDKNKIPYVFTFKSGSEIYLLRIKHFKTNNRIYLDIMNEDGEMLLKNEKLVYGRPVGWFMAKDENGNINNDFLNCYIVPLSFDKKEVPITFENFCETVFLEYFDMEDDEEENDAE, encoded by the coding sequence ATGAGAATAGAAATAGATAAAAATAAAATCCCTTACGTATTTACATTTAAAAGCGGCAGCGAAATTTATTTGCTTAGAATAAAGCATTTCAAGACAAATAATCGTATTTATCTGGATATTATGAATGAAGACGGGGAAATGCTACTTAAGAATGAAAAACTTGTGTATGGGCGTCCAGTTGGCTGGTTTATGGCAAAAGATGAAAATGGAAATATCAATAATGATTTTCTGAATTGCTATATTGTGCCACTTAGTTTTGATAAAAAGGAAGTTCCAATCACTTTTGAAAATTTTTGTGAAACTGTATTTTTAGAATATTTTGATATGGAAGATGATGAGGAAGAAAACGATGCTGAATAA